One stretch of Streptomyces sp. NBC_00443 DNA includes these proteins:
- a CDS encoding copper resistance CopC/CopD family protein: MTQTIAPRVRTLVLLLLAATGLLLAGAGPVSAHAALTGSDPQQGAVVEKAPTQVSLTFSEGVALSNDSLRVLDPKGKRIDRGDPANVSGTTYAVKLHSGLPDGTYTVTYQVVSEDSHPVAGAYTFSIGAPSQTTVSVSGQEAGGGVVGWLYGFGRYVSYAGFIVLVGGAAFVLACWQRGSGVRALQRLVVTGWLALTAATLGLLLLRGSYTSTGKVGDVFDLDLLGQVLQTKTGAALVSRLLLLAAAALFIAVLFGAFDKREDDEKRDLTFGLAIGGTVVAAGLGASWAMSEHASTGLQAGIAMPVDILHLLAVASWLGGLVALLVALYRAPADTPLPGSAVRRFSRVAFGSVLALVATGIYQSWRQLGSWPAFTGTRYGQLLLVKIGLVVLLVGIAWISRRWTARLAETVVAKPRKATEGSDGEKEHATAQAGASATASAAASGKKGASAAVSGKKGGGSQRADQLARQQAAIDTARQKQERDADPNRFGLRRSVLAEAGVAVVLLAVTTMLTSTEPGRTEEDARAATSSSSAEASSTGALTLDMSFDTGGEDGKGVVRIDLDPARVGGNEMHVYVQRPNGRAFDIPEVKVAFTLESQDIGPLPVVPDHIATGHWSASGVQIPVAGEWKITVTVRTSDIDQTSVSKNAQIG; this comes from the coding sequence TTGACCCAGACCATCGCCCCCCGCGTCCGGACCCTGGTGCTGCTGCTCCTGGCCGCCACCGGACTGCTCCTCGCCGGTGCCGGGCCGGTCTCCGCGCACGCCGCGCTGACCGGCAGCGACCCCCAGCAGGGGGCGGTGGTGGAGAAGGCCCCGACGCAGGTCTCGCTGACCTTCTCCGAGGGAGTCGCACTCTCGAACGACTCCCTGCGCGTGCTCGATCCCAAGGGCAAGCGCATCGACCGCGGCGACCCGGCCAACGTCAGCGGCACGACGTACGCCGTGAAGCTCCACAGCGGCCTGCCCGACGGCACGTACACCGTCACCTACCAGGTGGTGTCCGAGGACAGCCATCCCGTCGCCGGCGCCTACACCTTCTCCATCGGCGCGCCCTCCCAGACGACCGTCTCGGTCTCCGGCCAGGAGGCGGGGGGCGGTGTCGTCGGCTGGCTCTACGGATTCGGGCGGTACGTGTCGTACGCCGGGTTCATCGTCCTGGTCGGCGGTGCTGCCTTCGTGCTGGCCTGCTGGCAGCGCGGGTCGGGGGTGCGGGCGCTGCAGCGGCTCGTCGTCACCGGATGGCTGGCCCTGACCGCCGCCACGCTCGGACTGCTGCTGCTGCGCGGCTCGTACACCAGCACCGGGAAGGTCGGCGACGTCTTCGACCTGGACCTGCTCGGACAGGTGCTGCAGACCAAGACGGGTGCGGCACTGGTGTCCCGGCTGCTGCTGCTCGCCGCGGCGGCCCTGTTCATCGCCGTGCTGTTCGGGGCGTTCGACAAGCGCGAGGACGACGAGAAGCGGGACCTGACCTTCGGGCTGGCCATCGGCGGGACCGTCGTGGCGGCGGGGCTGGGGGCGAGCTGGGCGATGTCCGAGCACGCCTCGACCGGGCTCCAGGCCGGGATCGCGATGCCGGTCGACATCCTGCACCTGCTGGCCGTCGCGAGCTGGCTCGGCGGGCTGGTCGCACTCCTCGTCGCGCTCTACCGGGCGCCCGCGGACACGCCGCTCCCGGGGTCGGCCGTACGACGGTTCTCGCGCGTCGCCTTCGGCAGCGTGCTGGCGCTGGTCGCGACCGGGATCTACCAGTCGTGGCGGCAGCTCGGGTCGTGGCCGGCGTTCACCGGCACGCGCTACGGGCAGTTGCTGCTGGTCAAGATCGGGCTTGTGGTGCTGCTGGTGGGTATCGCCTGGATCTCACGGCGGTGGACTGCGCGGCTGGCGGAGACGGTCGTGGCGAAGCCGCGGAAGGCGACCGAGGGCTCCGACGGCGAGAAGGAGCACGCCACGGCCCAGGCCGGTGCATCCGCCACCGCCTCTGCCGCAGCCTCCGGCAAGAAGGGCGCCTCGGCCGCGGTCTCCGGCAAGAAGGGCGGTGGCTCCCAGCGCGCCGACCAGCTCGCCCGGCAGCAGGCCGCGATCGATACCGCACGGCAGAAGCAGGAGCGGGACGCCGATCCGAACCGGTTCGGGCTGCGCCGCTCGGTGCTCGCGGAGGCGGGCGTCGCCGTCGTCCTGCTTGCCGTCACGACGATGCTGACGTCGACCGAACCGGGGCGTACGGAGGAGGACGCGCGGGCGGCCACGTCGTCCTCGTCGGCCGAGGCGTCGTCGACCGGTGCGCTGACGCTGGACATGTCCTTCGACACCGGGGGCGAGGACGGCAAGGGCGTCGTACGCATCGACCTCGATCCCGCGCGCGTGGGCGGCAACGAGATGCACGTCTACGTGCAGCGCCCCAACGGCCGCGCCTTCGACATCCCCGAGGTGAAGGTCGCCTTCACCCTGGAGTCCCAGGACATCGGGCCGCTGCCCGTCGTCCCCGACCACATCGCCACCGGACACTGGTCGGCGAGCGGAGTGCAGATCCCCGTGGCCGGCGAGTGGAAGATCACCGTGACCGTGCGGACCTCCGACATCGACCAGACCTCTGTCTCCAAGAACGCGCAGATCGGCTGA
- a CDS encoding intradiol ring-cleavage dioxygenase, which translates to MTGNHKDKSITRRRAIVVTGGTVAAGGLAVAGYQAAFADPATTAATDAAATAGTTASESAGTCMTLMSSVTEGPYYLDNALVRKDITEGKSGVPLTLRLTVVDATDGCTPVKGAAVEIWHCDAWGYYSGYTTANPGGSAPAESEDGSTANDNTYLRGYQIANANGVVKFETIFPGWYTPRTCHIHLKVHTGGQKEDGTYEGGKVNYTGQLFFDDAIAEEIFTLEPYSKHSGSYTTLDNDMVYDGGGASSGLLTLKAVHKKDPSKGYKGSLAIGVDPDAENTGVGSGGGRGTPPSGAPSGAPGDAPSGTPSASASASA; encoded by the coding sequence ATGACGGGAAACCACAAGGACAAGTCGATCACCCGGCGCCGCGCGATCGTGGTGACCGGTGGCACGGTCGCGGCGGGCGGGCTCGCCGTCGCGGGATATCAGGCGGCCTTCGCCGACCCGGCCACGACGGCGGCGACCGACGCCGCGGCGACGGCCGGCACGACCGCCTCGGAGAGCGCCGGCACCTGCATGACGCTGATGTCGAGCGTCACCGAAGGGCCGTACTACCTGGACAACGCCCTGGTGCGGAAGGACATCACCGAGGGCAAGAGCGGCGTCCCGCTGACGCTGCGCCTCACCGTCGTGGACGCCACCGACGGCTGCACCCCGGTCAAGGGCGCCGCCGTGGAGATCTGGCACTGCGACGCCTGGGGCTACTACTCCGGCTACACCACGGCCAACCCCGGCGGTTCCGCGCCCGCCGAGAGCGAGGACGGCTCGACCGCGAACGACAACACCTATCTGCGCGGGTACCAGATCGCCAACGCCAACGGGGTCGTGAAGTTCGAGACGATCTTCCCGGGCTGGTACACCCCGCGCACCTGCCACATCCACCTCAAGGTGCACACCGGCGGCCAGAAGGAGGACGGCACGTACGAGGGCGGCAAGGTCAACTACACCGGTCAGCTGTTCTTCGACGACGCGATCGCCGAGGAGATCTTCACGCTGGAGCCGTACTCGAAGCACTCCGGCAGCTATACCACCCTCGACAACGACATGGTCTATGACGGCGGCGGCGCCTCCAGCGGCCTGCTGACCCTGAAGGCCGTCCACAAGAAGGACCCGTCCAAGGGCTACAAGGGCTCCCTCGCCATCGGCGTCGACCCGGATGCCGAGAACACCGGCGTGGGCAGCGGCGGCGGTCGCGGTACGCCCCCGAGCGGCGCCCCGAGCGGAGCCCCTGGCGACGCGCCCAGCGGCACCCCGTCGGCCTCCGCCTCCGCCTCCGCCTAG
- a CDS encoding YihY/virulence factor BrkB family protein: MARTLKRHARNGEHGATDTRADTTEAPQAGPDEQVEQRAPDTPTDLPKRSWAAVLKGTLKEFKKDELTDRAAALTYYSILALFPALLALISLLGVVGQSASQQVLDNIQKLAPGAARDVLTSAVQQMQGNAGLGSVMAIVGLLLAVWSASGYVAAFIRSANAVYDVPEGRPVWKVLPVRVGVTVVLMVMAVISAVIVVFTGGLARQVGETLGVGDTALTVWAIAKWPVLVVLVTIMIAILYWATPNAKVRGFRWITPGSFLALVIWLIASAGFALYVGNFASYNKTYGTFAGVIIFLVWLWITNLAILLGLECDAELARQRAVAGGHPADDEPYVQPRDTRKWDEEDHRRLQS; this comes from the coding sequence ATGGCACGGACACTGAAACGGCATGCAAGGAACGGCGAGCACGGCGCCACCGACACGAGGGCCGACACCACCGAGGCGCCTCAGGCCGGGCCGGACGAGCAGGTGGAGCAGCGGGCTCCGGACACTCCGACGGACCTGCCCAAGCGCTCCTGGGCGGCGGTGCTGAAAGGCACCTTGAAGGAGTTCAAGAAGGACGAGCTGACCGACCGGGCCGCAGCGCTCACCTACTACAGCATCCTGGCGCTCTTCCCGGCGCTGCTGGCTCTGATCTCACTGCTCGGCGTCGTCGGGCAGTCGGCGTCCCAGCAGGTGCTGGACAACATCCAGAAGCTCGCCCCGGGCGCGGCGCGAGACGTCCTGACCAGCGCGGTCCAGCAGATGCAGGGCAACGCCGGCCTCGGCTCGGTCATGGCGATCGTGGGTCTGCTGCTCGCAGTGTGGTCGGCCTCCGGCTATGTCGCCGCGTTCATCAGGTCCGCCAACGCGGTGTACGACGTCCCGGAGGGCCGCCCGGTGTGGAAGGTGCTGCCGGTCCGCGTCGGTGTGACCGTGGTGCTGATGGTCATGGCGGTGATCAGCGCGGTGATCGTCGTGTTCACCGGCGGTCTGGCCCGCCAGGTCGGCGAGACGCTGGGGGTCGGCGACACGGCGCTCACGGTGTGGGCGATCGCGAAGTGGCCGGTGCTGGTGGTCCTGGTCACGATCATGATCGCGATCCTGTACTGGGCGACACCCAACGCGAAGGTGCGCGGCTTCCGCTGGATCACGCCGGGCAGCTTCCTGGCGCTGGTGATCTGGCTGATCGCCTCGGCCGGGTTCGCGTTGTACGTGGGGAACTTCGCCTCGTACAACAAGACCTACGGCACGTTCGCCGGCGTGATCATCTTCCTGGTGTGGCTGTGGATCACGAATCTGGCCATCCTGCTGGGCCTGGAGTGCGATGCCGAGCTGGCCCGCCAGCGCGCCGTCGCGGGCGGCCACCCTGCCGACGACGAGCCGTACGTGCAGCCGCGCGACACCCGCAAGTGGGACGAGGAGGACCATCGACGGCTCCAATCCTGA
- a CDS encoding copper chaperone PCu(A)C encodes MRRLAPVTVVLTGALVLAGCGSGDSQNGSKAELSVGGAYMPQPVSDSMAAGFLTVTNKGGTKDELTSVTSDVGDVTAHETVGSSMQEAKDVAVPPHGQLVFKSGGSHLMFEKLKRKPKQGEKVTVKLHFAESGTVTVEMPVKSATYSPKTGH; translated from the coding sequence GTGAGGCGGCTCGCCCCGGTGACCGTGGTCCTGACCGGAGCCCTCGTCCTGGCGGGCTGCGGCTCCGGCGATTCCCAGAACGGCTCCAAGGCCGAACTGTCCGTCGGCGGCGCCTACATGCCACAGCCGGTCTCCGACTCCATGGCGGCCGGTTTCCTGACCGTCACCAACAAGGGCGGTACGAAGGACGAGCTGACGTCCGTCACCAGTGACGTCGGCGACGTGACCGCCCACGAGACGGTCGGATCGTCGATGCAGGAGGCCAAGGACGTCGCCGTCCCCCCGCATGGCCAACTCGTCTTCAAGAGCGGTGGCAGCCATCTGATGTTCGAGAAGCTGAAGCGGAAGCCGAAGCAGGGCGAGAAGGTGACCGTGAAGCTCCACTTCGCCGAGTCCGGCACGGTCACCGTCGAGATGCCGGTGAAGTCCGCCACGTACAGCCCGAAGACCGGACACTGA
- a CDS encoding YcnI family copper-binding membrane protein, which yields MKASRIAAVGALAGTTVLALSVPAFAHVSVQPEGTAAKGGYAVVDFKVPNERDNASTTKLEVTFPTDHPLASVMPQPVPGWKAEVTKSKLDKPLEMHGKKITEAVTKVTWTADGKGVEPGFFQKFPVSVGTLPEDADELVFKAIQTYSNKEVVRWIEVPQEGQEEPENPAPVLELSAAEEGHHGSSSSDKASAEASHSDDAEAASAKTDAAEPADSSDTTARVLGVVGIVVGALGVAYGVIAGRRRTDA from the coding sequence ATGAAGGCCTCTCGTATCGCCGCCGTCGGCGCCCTCGCCGGCACCACCGTGCTCGCCCTGTCCGTCCCCGCCTTCGCCCACGTCAGCGTGCAGCCGGAGGGCACCGCCGCCAAGGGCGGTTACGCGGTGGTCGACTTCAAGGTCCCGAACGAGCGCGACAACGCGTCGACCACCAAGCTCGAGGTCACCTTCCCGACCGACCACCCGCTGGCGTCCGTGATGCCGCAGCCCGTGCCCGGCTGGAAGGCCGAGGTCACCAAGTCCAAGCTGGACAAGCCGCTGGAGATGCACGGCAAGAAGATCACCGAGGCCGTCACCAAGGTCACCTGGACCGCCGACGGCAAGGGCGTCGAGCCCGGCTTCTTCCAGAAGTTCCCCGTCTCCGTCGGCACCCTGCCCGAGGACGCCGACGAGCTCGTCTTCAAGGCCATCCAGACGTACTCCAACAAGGAGGTCGTGCGCTGGATCGAGGTGCCGCAGGAGGGCCAGGAGGAGCCCGAGAACCCGGCGCCGGTGCTCGAACTGTCCGCCGCCGAGGAGGGCCACCACGGCTCGTCGTCCTCCGACAAGGCCTCCGCCGAGGCTTCCCACTCCGACGACGCCGAGGCCGCCTCCGCGAAGACGGACGCCGCCGAGCCCGCCGACAGCAGCGACACCACAGCCCGCGTGCTGGGCGTGGTCGGCATCGTCGTCGGCGCGCTGGGCGTGGCGTACGGCGTGATCGCCGGACGTCGGCGCACCGACGCCTGA
- a CDS encoding SCO family protein: MRTKTRKKTFAAAALLAAATLTLSACGNGDDSAEPVTVVSEEAGSDKAAIVLDKPFEKPDLVLTDTNGKKYDLRKETKGKPTLIYFGYTNCPDVCPLTMNNVAVAKKQLPKAEQDELRVVFVTTDPERDTAAALGKWLKGIDPQVVGLTGEFDTIQAGARTLGISIEPPHKDKNGKMVSTHGTQVVAFSPKTDAGYVLYTEDATVDDYTKDLPKLIKGAKP; the protein is encoded by the coding sequence ATGCGTACGAAGACCCGTAAGAAGACCTTTGCCGCGGCCGCCCTGCTCGCCGCCGCCACCCTCACCCTCTCCGCCTGCGGCAACGGTGACGACAGCGCCGAGCCCGTCACCGTGGTCTCCGAGGAGGCCGGCTCGGACAAGGCCGCCATCGTCCTCGACAAGCCGTTCGAGAAGCCGGACCTGGTCCTCACCGACACGAACGGCAAGAAGTACGACCTCCGCAAGGAGACCAAGGGCAAGCCGACGCTGATCTACTTCGGCTACACCAACTGCCCCGACGTGTGCCCGCTGACGATGAACAACGTCGCCGTCGCCAAGAAGCAGCTGCCCAAGGCCGAACAGGACGAGCTGCGCGTGGTGTTCGTCACCACCGACCCGGAGCGCGACACCGCGGCCGCGCTCGGCAAGTGGCTCAAGGGCATCGACCCGCAGGTCGTGGGCCTGACCGGCGAGTTCGACACCATCCAGGCCGGCGCCCGCACCCTCGGCATCTCCATTGAGCCGCCGCACAAGGACAAGAACGGCAAGATGGTCTCGACCCACGGCACGCAGGTCGTCGCGTTCTCGCCGAAGACCGACGCCGGGTACGTCCTCTACACCGAGGACGCCACCGTCGACGACTACACCAAGGACCTCCCCAAGCTGATCAAGGGGGCGAAGCCGTGA
- a CDS encoding ATP-binding protein, giving the protein MSIWWSLHLRREAASVPLARRLLIGTMETAGVDPDVSYDLSVALSEACANAVEHGGDTMPDGSPQAYRVTAYLDGEKCHIEVADSGPGFTAPLRAPRPATTDAEHGRGLCLIEELADHVQFGNKPGRGGAVVSFDKILKWKKDPSLMAV; this is encoded by the coding sequence ATGAGCATCTGGTGGTCACTCCATCTGCGGCGCGAAGCTGCGAGCGTGCCCCTCGCCCGGCGGCTGCTGATCGGCACCATGGAGACCGCGGGCGTCGACCCCGATGTGTCGTACGACCTCTCCGTCGCGCTCAGCGAGGCCTGCGCCAACGCCGTCGAACACGGCGGCGACACCATGCCCGACGGCTCCCCACAGGCGTACCGCGTGACGGCGTACCTGGACGGCGAGAAGTGCCACATCGAGGTCGCCGACTCGGGCCCCGGCTTCACCGCACCGCTGCGCGCACCCCGCCCGGCGACCACCGACGCCGAGCACGGCAGAGGGCTCTGCCTCATCGAGGAACTCGCCGACCACGTCCAGTTCGGCAACAAGCCGGGGCGGGGCGGGGCGGTGGTGAGCTTCGACAAGATCCTCAAGTGGAAGAAGGACCCGTCGCTGATGGCGGTGTAG
- a CDS encoding triphosphoribosyl-dephospho-CoA synthase: MRSREDEALAQAAVTALTGQLALAPKPGLPDPRDLGARVTRRDHGMLRWSAKALTPGLAAMAAAARRTGEPTPGLRSELGAIGRCAEHSVHLAGGGHRGALWTLGLLVAAAALDPRAAARDVAATAKRIAAHTDKRAPRRPSRGSSVSAQYGAAGARGEARAGFPHVRRALETLAAARAVGATEEQARLDALLTVMSTLQDTELLYTAGPMGLRHVQAGARGVLEAGGTYTEAGVQALAAFDADLHARAWSPRGSAGLLAGALFLDALPLTARARAA; the protein is encoded by the coding sequence ATGAGAAGCCGCGAGGACGAGGCACTGGCGCAGGCCGCCGTGACCGCGCTGACCGGACAACTGGCCCTGGCTCCCAAGCCGGGCCTGCCCGACCCGCGGGACCTGGGCGCCCGCGTCACCCGTCGGGACCACGGCATGCTGCGCTGGTCCGCCAAGGCGCTCACGCCGGGCCTTGCGGCGATGGCGGCTGCGGCCCGGCGCACGGGCGAGCCGACGCCCGGGCTCCGCAGCGAACTCGGCGCGATCGGCAGGTGCGCCGAGCACTCGGTGCACCTCGCGGGCGGCGGCCACCGGGGCGCCCTGTGGACACTCGGCCTGCTGGTCGCCGCGGCGGCACTCGACCCCCGGGCCGCAGCACGGGACGTCGCCGCGACCGCCAAGCGCATCGCCGCCCACACCGACAAGCGCGCCCCGCGCAGACCCTCCCGGGGCTCCTCGGTGTCCGCGCAGTACGGCGCCGCCGGGGCGCGGGGTGAGGCGCGGGCCGGATTCCCGCACGTACGGCGGGCGTTGGAAACGCTCGCCGCAGCCCGCGCGGTCGGCGCCACGGAGGAGCAGGCCCGCCTGGACGCCCTGCTCACCGTGATGTCCACCCTCCAGGACACCGAACTCCTCTACACCGCGGGCCCGATGGGGCTGCGGCACGTCCAGGCGGGCGCCCGCGGAGTCCTGGAGGCGGGCGGCACGTACACGGAGGCGGGCGTACAGGCCCTGGCAGCGTTCGACGCCGACCTGCACGCACGCGCGTGGAGCCCGCGGGGGAGTGCGGGGCTCCTCGCGGGGGCGCTGTTCCTGGACGCCCTGCCCCTCACGGCACGAGCGCGGGCTGCCTGA
- a CDS encoding MFS transporter yields the protein MTKSLVPPAGPQRVLALAQLSNSVGDGAYYTTSALYFTQVVGLDPARVGLGLTVGWAVGSLVGVPLGRLADRRGARGTAVLLALATGLAVASFVVVGGFVPFVLAACGYAAAQSGLAAARQALLAGLVPAAERTGLLAHLQSTLNAGLAVGAGLGGLALHAGTRAAYLGVFALDAVSFLLCAGLLMRLPAVPRPALVPVPLQKRRSTGVLRDRPYALVALLNTILLLRLPLLSLVLPLWITRRTEAPAWLVSALFVLNTGAVMLFQVRAARGVTGLGTATRAVRRAGWVMLAACVVFALSAGASLWVAVGVLVVGAVLQVVAELGQSAGSWQLSFDLAPEGRVGEYQGLFGTGVTVARTLGPLLLTALLVEWGTPGWLLLGGAMLAASYAMGPAARWAAGRRAEEDRVRQPALVP from the coding sequence ATGACGAAATCGCTCGTCCCGCCCGCCGGTCCGCAACGCGTGCTGGCCCTCGCCCAGTTGAGCAACTCGGTCGGGGACGGGGCCTACTACACGACGTCCGCTCTCTACTTCACCCAGGTCGTCGGCCTCGACCCCGCGCGTGTGGGACTGGGGCTGACCGTCGGCTGGGCGGTCGGGTCGCTGGTCGGGGTTCCGCTGGGGCGGCTCGCCGACCGGCGCGGCGCGCGCGGTACGGCCGTGCTGCTGGCCCTCGCGACGGGGCTCGCGGTGGCGTCCTTCGTGGTCGTAGGCGGGTTCGTGCCGTTCGTGCTGGCCGCGTGCGGGTACGCGGCGGCGCAGTCCGGGCTCGCGGCGGCCCGGCAGGCGCTGCTCGCGGGGCTGGTGCCGGCCGCGGAGCGAACGGGGCTGCTGGCGCATCTGCAGTCGACGCTCAACGCCGGTCTCGCGGTGGGCGCCGGGCTGGGCGGGCTGGCCCTGCACGCCGGGACACGGGCTGCGTATCTCGGGGTGTTCGCGCTGGACGCGGTGAGTTTCCTGCTGTGTGCCGGGCTGCTGATGCGGCTGCCCGCCGTGCCGCGACCGGCGCTTGTGCCGGTGCCCTTGCAGAAACGTCGCAGCACCGGCGTCCTGCGGGACCGGCCGTACGCCCTCGTCGCGTTGCTCAACACGATCCTGTTGCTGCGGCTGCCGCTCCTCAGCCTCGTGCTGCCGCTGTGGATCACTCGTAGGACCGAGGCGCCGGCCTGGCTGGTCTCCGCGTTGTTCGTGCTCAACACCGGTGCGGTGATGCTGTTTCAGGTCAGGGCGGCGCGCGGGGTCACGGGGCTGGGCACCGCCACGCGCGCGGTGCGCCGTGCGGGCTGGGTGATGCTCGCCGCGTGCGTGGTGTTCGCCCTGTCTGCGGGGGCGTCCCTGTGGGTGGCTGTCGGTGTCCTGGTGGTCGGTGCGGTGCTTCAAGTGGTCGCCGAGCTGGGGCAGTCGGCGGGGTCCTGGCAGCTGTCCTTCGACCTGGCTCCCGAGGGCCGCGTCGGCGAGTACCAGGGCCTGTTCGGGACCGGTGTCACCGTCGCCCGCACTCTCGGCCCGCTGCTGCTCACGGCCCTGCTGGTGGAGTGGGGGACACCGGGCTGGCTGCTGCTGGGCGGGGCGATGCTTGCCGCGTCGTACGCGATGGGACCGGCGGCACGGTGGGCCGCCGGTCGCCGGGCCGAGGAGGACCGCGTCAGGCAGCCCGCGCTCGTGCCGTGA
- the efeB gene encoding iron uptake transporter deferrochelatase/peroxidase subunit, with product MADQSIPEARTPRAPATAESAPKGETALNGGVSESATNREGLSRRRLLGTAGATGLVLGAAGGAVGYAARPAEATPLTSLGADQVMFHGKHQPGILQALQARGHVVAFDLAAGAGRQEAAALLRRWSQTARRLMAGEAAQQDDTDVARDAGPSSLTITFGFGHSFFARTGLEKQRPVSLDPLPDFSSDQLDKMRSNGDLWVQIGANDALVAFHALRAIQKDAGNAARVRWQMNGFNRSPGATGHPMTARNLMGQMDGTRNPKPTEADFDERIFVPESGSKDPAWMAGGSYAVVRRIRMLLDDWEQLSVKAQEDVIGRRKSDGAPLSGGAETAEMDLEKTDKAGNLVVPINAHARITRPDQNGGAAMLRRPFSYHDGIDADGVPDAGLLFICWQADPLRGFVTVQRKLDRGDALSKYIRHEASGLFAVPGGAAEGEYVGQRLLEG from the coding sequence ATGGCTGACCAGTCCATTCCGGAGGCCCGTACTCCCCGGGCTCCTGCGACTGCCGAGTCGGCGCCCAAGGGCGAGACGGCACTTAATGGCGGCGTTTCCGAAAGCGCCACTAATAGGGAGGGCCTGTCGCGGCGGCGGCTGCTCGGGACCGCCGGTGCGACCGGGCTGGTGCTCGGCGCGGCGGGTGGGGCCGTGGGCTACGCCGCGAGGCCGGCCGAGGCGACGCCGCTCACCTCGCTGGGCGCCGATCAGGTGATGTTTCACGGGAAACATCAGCCCGGCATCCTCCAGGCACTCCAGGCGCGCGGCCACGTCGTCGCCTTCGACCTGGCGGCGGGCGCGGGCCGCCAGGAGGCGGCTGCCTTGCTGCGCCGCTGGTCGCAGACGGCTCGGCGGCTGATGGCGGGCGAGGCGGCGCAGCAGGACGACACGGATGTCGCCCGGGACGCCGGGCCGTCGTCCCTGACGATCACCTTCGGCTTCGGGCACAGCTTCTTCGCGCGGACCGGCCTGGAGAAGCAGCGTCCGGTCTCGCTGGATCCGCTGCCCGACTTCTCCTCCGACCAGCTCGACAAGATGCGCAGCAACGGTGACCTGTGGGTGCAGATCGGCGCCAACGACGCTCTGGTCGCCTTCCACGCCCTGCGCGCGATCCAGAAGGACGCGGGCAACGCCGCCAGGGTGCGCTGGCAGATGAACGGCTTCAACCGGTCGCCGGGTGCCACCGGGCACCCGATGACCGCGCGCAACCTGATGGGCCAGATGGACGGCACGCGCAATCCGAAGCCGACGGAAGCCGACTTCGACGAGCGCATCTTCGTGCCGGAGTCAGGCTCGAAGGACCCGGCCTGGATGGCGGGCGGCTCCTACGCCGTCGTACGCCGCATCCGGATGCTGCTCGACGACTGGGAGCAGCTCTCGGTCAAGGCGCAGGAGGACGTCATCGGGCGCCGCAAGTCGGACGGGGCGCCGCTGTCCGGGGGCGCCGAGACGGCCGAGATGGACCTGGAGAAGACGGACAAGGCAGGGAACCTGGTCGTCCCCATCAACGCCCACGCGCGTATCACCCGGCCCGACCAGAACGGCGGGGCGGCGATGCTGCGGCGCCCGTTCTCCTACCACGACGGCATCGACGCGGACGGGGTGCCCGACGCGGGGCTGCTCTTCATCTGCTGGCAGGCCGACCCGCTGCGCGGCTTCGTCACCGTCCAGCGCAAGCTCGACCGGGGCGACGCGCTGTCGAAGTACATCCGGCACGAGGCGAGCGGGCTGTTCGCGGTGCCGGGCGGGGCGGCTGAAG